In Oncorhynchus tshawytscha isolate Ot180627B linkage group LG01, Otsh_v2.0, whole genome shotgun sequence, the genomic stretch CGGATGTATAAATATGACACCCTTTTAAATAATCGAACGACCTAGAAAAGCACTCAtcgctaaaataaaaaataaaagcacTCTCATCGCTCAGCattatttacaaaaatgtaaCAGACGTTAATGCCGTAGTAGTACATTTTCTGTGAAAATCACTACAATACATGTGCTTTAGCTAAAACCCTGGCCTGGCTAAACTATCTAGctactaaaaataaaaaataaaatgacaaataTACACAAAAATGAGTAATAAACAAAAcaagactctccttcactgcagccgaggtgagtaagacatttaaacgtgttaaccctcgcaaggctgcaggcccagacggcatccccagccgcgccctcagagcatgcgcagaccagctggccggtgtgtttacggacaaattcaaccaatccctataccagtctgctgttcccacatgcttcaagagggccaccattgttcctgttcccaagaaagctaaggtaactgagctaaacgactaccaccccgtagcactcacttccgtcatcatgaagtgctttgagagactagtcaaggaccatatcacctccaccctacctgacaccctagacccactccaatttgcttaccgcccaaataggtccacagacgatgcaatctcaaccacactgcacactgccctaacccatctggacaagaggaatacctatgtgagaatgctgttcatcgactacagctcggcattcaacaccatagtaccctccaagctcgtcatcaagctcgagaccctgggtctcgaccccgccctctgcaactgggtactggacttcctgacgggccgccccaggtggtgagggtaggcaacaacatctccaccctgctgatcctcaacactggggcccgacaagggtgcgttctgagccctctcctgtactccctgttcacccacgactgcgtggccacgcacgcctccaactcaatcatcaagtttgcggacgacacaacagtggtaggcttgattaccaacaacgacaagacggcctacagggaggaggtgagggccctcggagtgtggtgtcaggaaaataacctcacactcaacgtcaacaaaactaaggagatgattgtggacttcaggaaacagcagagggaacaccccctatccacatcgatggaacagtagtggagagggtagcaagttttaagttcctcggcatacacatcacagacaaactgaattggtccactcacacagacagcatcgtgaagaaggcgcagcagcgcctcttcaacctcaggaggctgaagaaattcagcttgtcaccaaaagcactcacaaacttctacagatgcacaatcgagagcatcctggcgggctgtatcaccgcctggtacgacaactgctccgcccacaaccgtaaggctctccagagggtagtgaggtctgcacaacgcatcaccgggggcaaacaacctgccctccaggacacctacaccacccgatgttacaggaaggccataaagatcatcaagaacatcaaccactcgagccactgcctgttcaccccgctatcatccagaaggcgaggtcagtacaggtgcatcaaagctgggaccgagagactgaaaaacagcttctatctcaaggccatcagactgttaaacagccaccactaacattgagtggctgctgccaacacactgacactgactcaactccagccactttaataatgggaattgatgggaaatgatgtaaatatatcactagccactttaaacaatgctaccttatataatgttacttaccctacattattcatctcatatgcatacgtatatactgtactctatatcatcgactgcatccttatgtaatacatgtatcactagccactttaactatgccacttgtttacatactcatctcatatgtatatactgtactcgataccatctactatatcttgcctatgctgctctgtaccatcactcattcatatatccttatgtacatattctttatccccttacactgtgtataagacagtagttttagaattgttagttagattacttgttggttattactgcattgtcggaactagaagcacaagcatttcgctacactcgcattaacatctgctaaccatgtgtatgtgacaaataaaatttgatttgatttgatttgacaaacatATCTTGCAATTTACATCTCTAAAATCGGGGTCCTCACCGGGATATGCAGTACATAAACATTTCCGTTATAAATTGCTGTTGTTATGAggaaatatacagttgaaatgtAAATATAACTGTTGATTTTGAATCTGCAGAAGGTATTTCATTTAATTGTCTTAAGTGAGGTACCAGAATATAAAGACTACAATAACCACAACTGTGAACTCAGAAATCTCCGATTTCCTCCagcgcgttcaagacaactgggaactttggGGGGGGAAACGAGCTCCGCCTGGGAACAATCGTTTGAACCGTCATCGAAGTCgaaattccaagtcggaaactctggcatctttcgAGAGCGCAGTCTTTCCGGCCTGAACATCATCGACGTCATGATTTGAGCTCTTATTTtccgacttcccagttgtcttgaaagctcCTTAAATAACCTTTACTGGAAAATGTGAATCTCTTTTCATTGGTCGTTGTTTTGTCTCCAAGTTAAACAGCTAAAATCTTAGTAAATACCAGTTTACATAGATAACGATTTAAACAACACTTAAGAAATATATTCAGCTACGTAACATTAGCAAAGCAAGCCAGATAGGAGAAGCCAGAGGATCTCAGCCAGACGTGGGACCAAGTAACGTTAACGTCGTTAGTCAGGCACACCCTAAATCTGGGCACCCATAACTGAAACGTAACGTCAGGCGAGAGTCATGCAACATGAAGTAGTTTGGACTTTTGTGATCTTGAAAAACATTCACTAGCAACAAGAACATGCGAATCACTTTTTTCAGAACCTGGATATGACTGTCTCATCATGCCACAGACACATCCGTCCGCGAGATAGCGTTTGCCAGCCAGTCTGCTAAATTTAATAGCTACACctgggctagctagctaataattcGTTTTGTTGTGTGCTTTTGCACATATACTATTGTTGTAATATGAATGCACCGATGTATACATTTGTCGCAAGAGACGAGAACAGCACCATTTATGCTGAAGTCTCCAAAATTCTCGTCGCCACTGGACAATGGAAGAGACTGAAAAGGGATAATCCCAGATTCAATTTGATGTTGGGCGAACGGAACAGACTGCCATTTGGACGGCTTGGTAAGAGTAGCACTTTTGGCATACTCAGTAAATGGTATTGCATGGCTTTGAATACCTATTGTTGGACTGTCAGTATTCTTGTTCTCACCCTCAAATTGAACCCATGAATTGTGTCGCATGAAACAGCTAATGTAGAGATCTATAATGTAGGCCCAtagtagatacacacacaccaccagtacTATTATGGCACTCACTGCATCGTTCCAGCCTCCTTGTGAGTCTAACCAAGACTGCtgcattttctgcattatgcaaagTACAAGAAAGTTATTCCCTTATACCACTAATAATGTTccttaattattttttttgtggCCCACCCGTTTCACTTTACGATTCATATTTTGGGCTTGACTATCCTGGAGCCCATAGTCTAGACTATATTGGCTACTATGTTACGAAATGTAAACCTTATCCTGGTGACGTCACTGAATCACATCCTCTGCGGATAAGTAAGAGAATGCCACAAGTAGGACACATTGAAGTTTGACtacagagagggaaaaggaccAGACACGTGCAAAATGCTTTCCTGTGTTTACACCGCCCTATTGTCATCACTTTTTTCGTCATGTGTTTGTATATCCTCCATAGGTCATGAGCCAGGACTGCTGCAACAGGTGAACTATTACAGAGGAGCAGACAAGTTGTGCCGCAAAGCATCTTTAGTCAAGTAGGTATTTGAACTTTGGTATTGAAAAGGTTTGTGTAATACTTTTCACTCTGATCCTGTAACttacacttaaattcacactgaTTCTGTAAATATCATCAATATCCTCTTTCTTTACATTATGCAGGTTAATCAAGACTAGCCCAGAGCTTCCAGACCCCAGCAACTGGTTGCCTGAATCCTACATCATCTATCCTACTAACCTAAATACCCCCGTCGCTCCTGTAAACAATGGCATCAGCCACCTGAAAAGTAACCCCAAGACAGATGAAAGAGATGTTTTCCTGGCCTCTTATCACTCAAGAAAGGAAAGCGGAGAGGGAACAGTGTGGATCGCCAAGTCATCTGCTGGAGCAAAAGGTACATCCCAGTCATCACGTCTGAAAGCTCGGGTTTCTATTGATAGCTAGTACTGCTAGATACTGTAGTCATTGGGCACTATGGGGAAAATATGATATTGTTGCctaaagaatatttttttaaGTTAATGCTTGCCTCATGTTTTTGGAAGTTTCCTTGGACTACCCAGTGAGTTACAAACTCTTTATTGGCAAAATATGTATTCCAAGGATTGTATACAAAGATTAGGCTTGGGTTGGTTTTCTTGTTCCAGGTGCTGGAATTTTGATATCCTACGATGCAAATCAATTGCTGGAGTTCATTGATAATCAAGGGCAGGTTCATGTCATTCAGAAGTACCTAGAAAGACCACTACTGCTGCAACCTGGCAACCGTAAATTTGACATCAGGTAAGCAACTGATACTAATATTTTTGTGAGTGATAGCACATCTGTGTGTTTATTACATATTTATTACCAACAAAATACCATATAGCCTTATAAATACACAATTCGGGCTGTCTGAGGAACAGTAACAGAAGCAATGTTATTGCTGGGGTTTTGCCCAGTAGTCTTTAACTCTGCGGGTTTGTATTGTTCTTAGGAGCTGGGTGCTCGTGGACCATCAGTACAACATCTACCTTTACCGGGAGGGAGTGCTGCGGACGGCCTCGGAGCCCTACGACAGCTCCAACTTCCAGGACATGACCAGCCACCTGACTAACCACTGCATCCAGAAAGAGCACTCCCAGAACTACGGCCGCTACGAGGAGGGCAATGAGATGTTCTTCGACGAGTTCCGGCAGTACCTGCTGAGCACCCACAACATAGCACTGGAGAGCAGCATTTTACCTCAGATCAAGCAGATCATAAGGTAGCTAGCTACTTTTCatcctgtgctgtgatgtttgtGTTTTACTTAATTGAAGATGGAAAAATACCTTTTTTTGTCAGATGACCTTGCAAACATGACCTTTCCCTAACATGCATAGTTCTACAAATAGCTATGTACAGGTATTTGCTACACCACTACTCAGACTCCTGACAATGGTTGTTCTGTCTGGTCTCCTAGGAGCTGTTTGACATGCATTGAGCCAGCCATCAACACTAAGCACCTGTCCTATCAGAGTTTCCAGCTCTTTGGCTTTGACTTCATGGTGGACGAAAGCTTCAAGGTGTGGCTGATCGAGATCAATGGAGCTCCGGCCTGCGCACAGTCAGTATTATTTTATATCCTTTTCCTCCTAGTGGTCATATACAcatatgcagtgcattcagaaagttttcagacccttccctttttccacattttgttacattacagccttattctaaaattgattaaaaacatttttttaactcatcgatctacacacaatacccctaacggcaaagtgaaaacaggttgttcgaaatgtttgcacatttgttaaaaataaacaacagaaataccttgtttacataaggttcagaccctttgctatgagacttgaaattgagctcaggtgcatcctgtttccatggatcatccttgatgtttctacaacttgattggagtccacctgtggtaaattctattgtttggacatgatttggaaaggcacacacctgtctatataaggtcccacagttgacagtgcatgtcagagcaaaaaccaagccatgtagGTTTACATTATTGTCGTCTGGCTCTAATCACAGTGGATACAATGTAAATGTGATCTATACAAGCCCTGTTTTTACAAAACCTGTTCTGCTCATCTTCAAGTAAACCTGACATTTCTAAATACTGAGTCAACCTGTTGTTTAAGATACAAGAGAATAACGTGTAGAGTGCTAAAAGGCTGACACCTCTGTAATTTAATGGAACCTGTGGATCATTATTTGATGACTTTGGGATTGGTTTAATGATAGGCGTACCAAGTTGAAGGGACGATACCATTTTCAAAACAGCTCCTCCATTCCTGTTGCTTTTGTCGTTTTTGCTTTATCAACAGCATTCAGGAATGAGTTTGAGGTGTATCGAGCCCTATTCTTCTCAATTTTCAACCCATTCTTTAAGTTGGGTCATTTCATCATAAATTTCATCATAAATAGCCAGTCTTTTTCGTATATCTCTTAATCTCACTTTCtacgaactaaatatactttcctgcaacccccCTCACCCAATTTGGTAccgatctgctatttttattccttttaactggaacttccatccggagctagccagctaactagctactggtCTTTGTTAGCCACAggctagcggtcttcacctttTTGCCGGTCATCAGCCAGCCTTAGCTCAGACaacacctgccagtctgcacagcacgaTATCAACtcagagcatattggactgcttctctctaccataTTACCAGATTCCTGCcgctctggatcattacaccggatcatcgcagctagctagctgcaaacgaggggctactgttagctaacgcctctgtcccaaagcaagcaccagctagcctcgagctaggaccatataccagctaattctagggctacaatacctcctttgctaattggcctggaccctttattgtcgacaTGGAGCCAAGCTGATCCATCatgactggactgccgacgtgatcgcccgatgtggtctcaacaggctattctgttacgatgtcaccgaagtagaggtcgaccgattaatcgatatggccgattaattggggttgatttcaagttttcataataatgggaaatatgtatttttggacaccgatttggccgatttttatatatatacactagcctatatatatatatatattattatttacacctttatttaactaggcaagtcagttaagaacacattcttattttcaattagggcctaggaacggtgggttaactgcctcgctcaggggcagaatgacatatttttaccttgtcagctcgggcaattcaatcttgcaaccttacagttaactagtccaacgctataaccacctgc encodes the following:
- the ttl gene encoding tubulin--tyrosine ligase, which gives rise to MNAPMYTFVARDENSTIYAEVSKILVATGQWKRLKRDNPRFNLMLGERNRLPFGRLGHEPGLLQQVNYYRGADKLCRKASLVKLIKTSPELPDPSNWLPESYIIYPTNLNTPVAPVNNGISHLKSNPKTDERDVFLASYHSRKESGEGTVWIAKSSAGAKGAGILISYDANQLLEFIDNQGQVHVIQKYLERPLLLQPGNRKFDIRSWVLVDHQYNIYLYREGVLRTASEPYDSSNFQDMTSHLTNHCIQKEHSQNYGRYEEGNEMFFDEFRQYLLSTHNIALESSILPQIKQIIRSCLTCIEPAINTKHLSYQSFQLFGFDFMVDESFKVWLIEINGAPACAQKLYPELCQGIVDIAISSVFPLNNDSEPRSSSSSPAPYSSSPSFSTLNSSCSSPKLRGPLHVGPFTRL